The nucleotide sequence GCCACTGTTGCAGTCATTAAGGCCAGCTGAAGTGGGGTAACCAAATTGAAGCCCTGGCCGATAGCGATAGAGAGAGTCTCACCTTCCTGCCAGGGCTTTTTATATCTCTTCATCTTCCAATCTGAGGTTGGAATAAGACCACTTTTTTCATGCTCTATTTCTACACCGGTTTTTTTGCCCAGCCCCAAGCGGGTTGCATAGCTGGCGATTCTGTTCACCCCCAGCCTTTGCCCAACCTGGTAGAAATAGACATCACAGGATTCTGCTAAGGCGCGTTTCAGATTCACGGCTCCGTGACCGGCCTTTTTCCAGCAGCGATAGGTTCGATTGCCAAAACGATAATGCCCTGGGCAGTAGATAGAGCTATCCGGCGTTATCACCCCTTCTCCTAGGGCAGCTATTGCAGTGACGATTTTATAGGTTGAGGCCGGAGGATATTGGCCCTGGACAATTTTGTTGATCAAGGGGTGATGCGGGTTGGCCAACATCTCTTGCCAATCTTTGATTGAGATACCACCGAGGAATTTATCGAGCTCTAAAACAGGGGAACTCGCCAGCATCAGGAGACGTCCTGTGTTCACTTCAATAGCAACCACGGCCCCGGATTTATCATCCTTCATCATCAATTCTTCAGCAGCGCGTTGAAGGTCAACGTCAATGGTTAGCTGTACATCGTTTCCAGGCAGCGGTTCCAGGCCCTTGAGATTGCGTTGTTCAAATCCCAGGGCATTCACCTCCATGTAATGCCGCCCTTTTTCTCCCCTGAGGTCTTTTTCTCGTAATTTTTCAAGCCCCATTTTGCCGATCATATCACCGGCCTTATAGTCTGCAAAGGCGGGTGAGGAAAGCTCCTTTGGGCTTATTTCTCCAAGGTAGCCGATGATATGAGATGCCAGGTTGCCGTAATGGTACACACGTTGTGGAATAACCTCTATTTTAATCCCAGGCAGTTCCATCCGGTTGTTTTCGATATAGGCGACCTGGTCCCAACTGAGCTCTTCGGCAAGACGAATCGGAATATGGCCTGGCGTACCGACCATCTTGCGTGTTCTGGCCAGGAGTTCAGATATCTCTATATCAAGGATTGCAGCTATTTTTTTAAGGAGGGTATCATCAACCCGGTTTCTCTCTCGTACCCAGACAACGTTGAAGGAAGGACGGTTAGTAACAATCTCTCGCCCTTTTCGATCCAGGATATTGCCTCGTGGAGCGGCAATTTCAAGGTGGCGTACCCGGTTATTTTTTGCGAGCTTGCTATACTCCTGACCCTGTTGGATTTGCAGGTACCAGAGCCGGGTGATAAGAATGATAAAAAAGAATACCAGGACAACGGAGGAATACATGGCCCGGCGGCGATAAAAGTCAAGCTCTCCGTCGTTAATATGGGTGATGCGAGGCGTACCGATATCGCGAGGCCATCCACTGATATCCTGCGCAGGCTGTCTCTTTCGGTTTTGCTTTCTGATATTTTTCATACTCGTCTCTCAGTCCTGGCGGAATTGGTTTCCATGCAGGGGGCGGGTAAGGCGTGCAGAAGAGATTTTACCTTTGAGCCGCTTGTCAAGAAAGGCAAGAAGACGAAATAACGGGAAAGAGAAGAGATAGATCAAAACAACTCGGAGGAGGATCGGTAGCCACTCCCAGCTCGTGATAACCTGGGGCTGAAAAAGATCGAGGAGGAAAATGATGGCCCAATTTACAACAAGATAGCTGGCAGCAACCAAGGGCAGTTGATAGAGGGATTTGCGGACCGGCATCTTGGTAACCATGAATTTGAGGAGAAAGTACCCGAGGTAACAAAGGGCCGGGTACATGCCGATAATTGTCCCGGAATAGACATCAAGGACCATGCTGATCGGCAGCAGTACCACAATACCACGAAGAAAGGTGAAATTATAGGCAAGGTAGCCGACAAAGATATAGTAGAGGTCAGGAGAGGCGAGCCAGAGGGGGGATGGCATGAGTAAGGTGGTCTGTACAACGACAAGGAAGAGACCGACAGCGATGAATGAAAGAGTGAGCATGATAATATGGAGCTGTGGAAAAGAAATCCAACACCACGAGAAAAGGAGGGGGGCTAGTTGAACACTTTTTTCTCTCGTTCAATAACCAGTAAATTTTCCAAGGTTCTGAAGTCGACAGCAGGGACAACTTCGATCTCAAGGAACATGCCCCGTCTATTTCTGGTAACCTTTGATACAATACCGACAGGCAGCCCGGTGGGAAACATGCCACCGTAGCCAGCGGTAACGACCCTGTCTCCAACAAAAACCTCAGCCGTTTTGAGGATATATTCCAAATAATAGAGGTTTTTTCCGGTTCCTTTCAGAATGCCCCGTATCCGTGAATCTTGCAACAGGACATCAATTGCACTGGAAGGGGCAATGGCAAGCAGCACCTTGGAATAATCCGATGATGAGGCGTACACTTGGCCGACGATCCCCTCGCCAGTGACAACGGGCATTCCCTTGCTTACTCCGTCGCTGCTCCCGCGATCAATAATAACGCTTCGAAACCATAGGGAGGGGTCTTTGCCTATAATCTGGGCAGTTATCGTTGGCTGGTTTGCAGACTCCTTGAAATCGAGCAGCTTTCTTAAGCGAGCATTAAGCGCCACTGCCCCTCGGTTGGCATAGGCCGTTGTCCGGCACTCTTGCAACTCCCGCCACAGTCGTTCTTTTTCTTCCCGAACAGTGAGGAGATCAATGTAATTTTTTTTTACAGAATGGATGGAGCGACTTACTGTCGCCATAGCCTTCTGGAGCGGTCCAGCGCCCTCAAAGATTACTTTATGGACCGGGCCGAACTGCTGGTCTCCTAAGATGATAATGAGAAGGATCAGGGCAAAGGTGATAGCTGTTCCTGTAAACAGGACAAAACGAAACGTTTTGATACTGCCCTTGCTTTGCCTGCGGCTATTTTTTTTCATCTGAAGGGAGATAAATCAACAAAAGGAAATGCAGCCCAGGGAATAACCCAATATCATGATTAATCTATAGCTATTTCCTTTAAAATGTCAAAGTTATCAAGGGCTTTTCCTGAGCCAAGCACAACAGAGGACAACGGATCATCAGCAACAATAATAGGCATGCCGGTTTCATTGGTCAGGAGTTTATCGAGATTTTTTAATAAGGCCCCACCACCGGTCAGGACAATGCCCTGGTCAACGATGTCTGCTGATAATTCTGGCGGAGTGACTTCAAGGGCCAAGCGGACCGCATCGACGATCACGTCGACCTGTTCAGCTATAGCCGACTGGATCTCTTCAGAGGTGATGGTGATGGTCTTTGGTACACCTGAGACCAGATCCCGTCCTTTGATCTCCATCGTCTCATACGGTTCTTCCGGCAGGACATTACCGATGGTGGTTTTGATCAGCTCGGCCGTTCGTTCTCCGATGGCAAGGTTATGCTTGCGCTTGATGTGTTGCAGAATAGAGGCGTCCATCTTATCTCCGGCAACCCGTACTGATTTTGCATACACAATACCGGCCAGGGAGATAACCGCCACCTCTGTGGTGCCGCCGCCAACATCGATAATCATATTTGCGGTGGGTTCAGTAATGGGCAAATTTGCTCCGATGGCAGCAGCCATAGGCTCTTCAATCAAGTAGACTTCGCGAGCACCTGCTGATTCGGCAGATTCGCGAACAGCTCGTTTCTCGACCTGGGTAATCCCTGACGGGACGGAGATGATGATCCGTGGATGGACTAAGGTGCGACGATTATGGACCTTGTTGATAAAATAGCGGAGCATTGCCTCGGTCACTTCAAAGTCGGCAATTACGCCGTCTTTCATGGGCCGGATCGCAGCAATATTTCCTGGTGTTTTGCCGAGCATTTCCTTGGCCTCGCTGCCTACAGCCAGTACCTTGCCCCCGCGAGCATCTTGGCGCACCGCCACAACTGACGGTTCTCGCAGGACGATTCCTTTGCCCTTAACGTACAAAACCGTATTCGCAGTGCCCAAATCAACAGCAAGGTCGTTGGACATCCAGCCAAAAAGAAAATTAAACGGAGAAAACATCCGGTATCACCTTTACAAAATTCGTTTTTAATACACTGCTGAGTCAACAGGTTGATAAAGACGGAGTGCAGAAAAAATATGTTATTTTCACGGAAAAGTACTCCTTGTTCCGCCCTTGTCCGAACCGTAATATATTCGATGAATATGCTACCAGTTAAGGCGGGGATTAGCAATCTTATTAGACATGTTACTTGGAAAAAAATAAAAAACCATTGTCTGACTATTTTGTCCCATGTTCTTCTTGACAGAATGGCTTTGCCCATGGTAAAAGCTGCTGTCAGAAAAGTAAGGGGCTATAGCTCAGCTGGGAGAGCGCTTGAATGGCATTCAAGAGGTCAGCGGTTCGATCCCGCTTAGCTCCACCAAGATATAAAAGGCGGTTACGAGTTTTTCGTAATCGCCTTTTTTGTTTGGATTTCTCGTTGGGCTTTTTCTCGGCGTAAAGAGCCGTTCTGCAAGAGCAACGTCCTTCCAGCAGCGTCCTTCCGGGACGGATTATCCGGCCCATGATAAAAAAGCAGGCTCTTCTTTTTTTCCTGCGGAGCCTTGCAACGTAATATCGCGATACCGCAATAAAAATGCAGCCTCTTGCTTTCTCCCTGCAAGGGCTTGCAATAAAGAATCCATAGCCCGCAATACAATTGCGAGAGCTTGCAACAAAAAAGCAAGGTCTCGCAGGAACGTTGCAAGGCCTTGCAATGTAATTGCGAGATCCCGCTTTCTTATTGCGAGGGTTGGCAATTGCGTTGCGAAGCCACGCTGCCTTACAGCAGGGTGTTGCTTTTCCCCTATGATGGAGCCGTCAACAGCGTCCCGGAGGGACAGCCCGGTAATAGCCCCGTGATTTATCGCGGGGGCTAGGTTTGGTTGCGGCATGAAAGCCGGGGGGGAAACCTTGGGCTACGGACGATTGCGGTATAAATCCCCAGGGTTAAAACCCTGGGCTATTTTCGTTCGTCCCTTCGGGACGGGGACTCTGCCGATGGGTTGTTATCCGAATACATATCGTTCATCGTATTCGGTCCGATGTTTTTTCAGCAACAGCAGGAACTCTTCTTCAAAGGAGCTGAAACGATGGTGCTCCTGTTGGTTATCGATATAGGCGATGATCCGGTCAAGCTGCGAGACACTGACGCTGAATCCGCCATAGCCTTCCTGCCAGGAAAAATGTTGGTGTTGCGGAAAGGTCTCGTGAATCCATTTTGAGGAATTGCCCTTGATAAGTTGGACCGCCTGTGCCACGGACAAGGTTGACGGGAGGGAGACCAGCTGATGGATATGATCTTCCGTGCCGCCGATCCGTAATGAGGCCATCTTATGTTTCCGTGCTGTTCCACTCATATATTTGAGCAGACGTTCGCGAATGTCCGGTGTGATCCAGGGTTCCCGGCTTTGGGTGCTGAACACATAATGGATGTGGCAACTGATATATGAATGTGACATGACCTCCTCCTTTTTCTGTCTATTCCTTCATCGTCTCCTGTCCCGGAGGGACAACCGATAATAGCCCCGTGATTTATCGCGGGGGCTATGGGCGATTGCGGTATAAAGGCCCAGGGTTAACACCTTGGGCTACGTCCGATTGCGGCATAAATCCCCAGGGTTAACACCTTGGGCTACGCCCGATTGCGGCATAAATCCCCAGGGTTAAAACCCTGGGCTATTTTCATTCGTCCCTCCGGGACGGTTTCTTCAGCCGTCCAGCCGCTCCATGAGGAAGAGCAGCTCTGCGGCATCGTCGTAATCAAGCGCAGGATCATCGGCCAGGGCCGGGTCGCGGGAACCGTTGAGCACGGCAAGGAATTGGGGCGCAGCAGCCTTGAGCCAGTCCGGTGTATCCTTCCTCTTCGCAATCTCGTTTAATTCTTTCACTATTTGCTCCGCTTTGCCCTGCCGCACGGCATCCGCAAGCTGGTCAGCCAGTTCACCGAGCGACGTTTGCGCCTCGCCGCCCTGCCTTCTGCGGTCAAGATGAACATCCCGCGCCTGTCTCCAACCTGCTATCCAGTCAATCGCCCGCATGATTTCTGGAAAATCTTGATGAGTCTTTAATCGAAGCTGAACTTTTGCAATGTTTCTTTTGGTAATATCTTCGTGGTGTGTATCTCCCAGCCGCGCATATATTTCTACAGCTTTTTTGTAGAAAGCAATAGCCTCTTCAGGGCGATGCAAACAGTAAAGATTACCCAGTTGCCCCAAACCGCGTGCTTGGCCTGCTGGATTATTAGTCTGTGTGCTGATCTCTAAGGAACGACGGTATGCTGTCTCTGCCTCCTCATGTTTTCCGACCTCCTGATGCACTATACCGATTTGATGCCAGGCAGTGGCGACTGAAGTAGATTCGTTCAGTTTTACAAAAATAGTCAAGCATTCTTGGTATCCGGTTAAGGCATCGGTATAACGTTTTTGCAAACAGCGCAGGGTTGCCAATTGAAATTTACTTGCTGCTACCTCTCGGAAGTGTTTCAGTTTTTCAGCCCTCCTGATGCTTTCCTCATAGAGCACAGACGCCTCCTCCAACCGACCAAGATCACAAAGACAGTCAGCCTGTTCTGCCAAGGTAGCTGCGGCCATATGTTCCTCTCCTAATGCCTCAAAGGATAACTGATTTTGAAAAAAGAGATCAAGGGCAGCAGCCGTCTGTCCCCCTAAACGTAATATCCGGGCTATCAAAAAATGAGCACTTGCCAGATCAAAGTCAGCACCATCGTAGGCTGTCGGACCAGCATCCTGTGCTTTTTTCAGCAGTGCTTGGGCTTTTTCATAGGCGGCCTGGAACTGACCTTGATCAAGCAGGCGATCAATCATCAGATTTTCATGCTCAAAAAGGGCTTTGCTCCATTCAGGGATTACACTGGCAGCCTGTTCCCGTAGTTTGACTGCACGAGCCAAAACTTGAGGACGATTTAAACAAGCCAGCAGTGTTTCAACCGAACCGGCAAAGTGGCTGATAGCTTCTGCCTCGCTAGGAGCTGTAGTAAGCTGTCGCTCCAGCCATTCTAATAAAGCGTTGAGGTTAGGCAATTCCAACAGAGTCAATGAACGGGTCAAGTCGCAACGTATAAAGCGTTGTCTATGTAAAAAATCGACCATCTGAATTGTAACCTTAGCCCAAATTGTTTCCAATTCACCTAACCTATCAGGACGCTGCCCCAGCCGCAGATAGGCAGGCAGAGCCGGATCAAAACGAAAATCACTGTATTCCATTTCTTCAGCCAACCCTACCTTGACAAGCATTGCGGCGATAATTTTCATCTCATCGGTTTCAATACCCAACACGTCAGCCATCGCAACAATGTTCCCTCCCCCACGAAACACCGCCAGCCCCTTAACCTGCTCCCGCATCTCAGGCGGCAAACGCCGCAACGAAAGCTCCACGCTGGCATACAGGGAATTCTCCCGATCCCCCGGATTCGCAGCCTCCAGCCGGGCCATAAGTTCTGCTGCCGACTCAGCCGTAACCCGCACTCCGTTGACCACCTCCCGCGCCAGCAGCACCAGAGCGCGGGGATGGCAGTTCACGGTCTCCACCAGCTCGTCGATCTCCTCCGGCGTGGTCGCGCTGTCATCAACCGGCGGTTCCCAGCCGTGTAAAGCCATGACCTGCTCCACCAGTTTGACTGCCTCTGGTCGATCAAGCCGCCCAAGCTCCACCGTGTTCTTCGCTCCACTGAAAGGCGACGGCAAGAGTTCCCGGCTGGTGAAGAGCAGGCGACAGTCCGGCGCAGCCGCTGTCAGTTTGCGGCAGAGATCCAGCAGCTCATCCATATCAGCGGCATCGGCAGGCTTCTAGCCTGCATGGTCAGGCAGGACGCTCTCCATATTGTCGAGCAGGAGCAGGGTCGGGTGATCCCGCAGGGCACGTTCCACCGGCTGTCGGGCCAAGGCCAGCGCATCGCCCTCCTGCTCAGGATAGGTTGCAACACTGTACTGCGGCAGCAACTGGCGGCCCAGCGCATCCAGCACACCCCGCACATCCTGCACGCAATGCGGCTCCAGGCTGACAAAGGCGGCCCGCTGAAAACGTCCGCAGCGCAGCAACCAGCGGCCAAGCTCGGTTGCCAGCGCAGTCTTGCCCAGCCCGCCGCTGCCCCGGATCACCGCATACTGCTCCTGTGCCAGCAAGCGTTCCACATGCAGCAACATTCTGCTGCGTCCGATGAAGCTATGCTCCGGTGCCGCAGGCATCTTGCCGAGCTGAAGCTCCCGGCCCTTTTGCGCCAACCGCTGTTCCGTCTCGCCCGGCCTGCATGTGAAGAGCTGCGGATCATCCCTGTCCTGATAGAGCACCGGCACAAACCAGTCCTGCAATTCCAGATCGCCTGCGCCCATCTTTTTGCCGCGAAAGCGGTCGCCGAAGAGCGCGGCCTGAGCAACGAGCATGGCATCGCCCACCCGTCCGCCCTGGGCCAGGGCCTGATAAAAGGCCGTGACAAAGCGGCTGGCCGTCTCCACCAGTACGCTATGGCTCATGGCTACCACCGAACCCACGCCTTCCTCAAGCAGCTTGGCAGCCACAGAGGATGCAGGGTCAAGCTCGGCCTTGGCGGTCTGGCAGGCATCCAGAACCATGAGCGGCACCCCGTAGGCCCGTAGCTCGGCAGCCAAGTCCTTGGCATGAACCAGCTCCAGCAGCCGCTTGCCCAATTTGCCGCTGTCCCGTGCCGCCTCAAAGCAGAGCGCACCCAGCCCGACCTTGCGGTCGTACACGCCGTGGCCGTCAAAGTGGACAACGGCATAGGACTGATCGTGGTCTTTGGCCTGTTTGAGCTTTGCCTTCAGGGCGGGGAAGGTCGGGGGCCGGAGGATGTCCACCCGGACCAGCCCCTCGCCCAACTGCTCCATTGCCTCAATCAGCGGCAGAGCACTGCTGCGGTGGTCAAGATAGCCCACCGGTTTACCGTTTTTGTCGATTTCCGGTCGCGGACTGAGTAAGAGCACCCGGATGGGCAGCGTGGCCCGCAGGGTACTGGTCTGCTTGCGGTTGGGCAGGCGGCGACGCACCTGGACCGCCTCTCCGCCCTGCCCGAGAAAACCGCTGCTGTCGTGCATGATCTCCCAAGGCAGGGCGAGCAGTTCCACTGCTGCTTCCCGGAATTGAGCTGCCTCATCCTCGCTGCTGCCTTCGGGTGGCTCAAAGTCCACCTGCACGGAAAAACGACGGGAGCCGCTCTGTCCCTGCCAGGCAGTCAGTGGCTCGCGGGCCGATTCCGCCTGGAGGGCTGCATCATACAAGGCCTTGCCCCAAGCAGGCAGATTGGCTTCGGTCTTCATGGCCCGGTCTTTGAACACCCCCACCGGCCATTGGAAGTAGCGTTCAATGTACCAGCGCAGCTCCTCCAGATTGTCATCTCGGCCCCGCTTTTCATCTCGGATCAAGGGAGAAGTGAATTTGTAGCGACGGCTGTGGATGCCACGTTCGGCTGTGTCTGCCGGAATGTACTCCAGCTCGGCAGTGGCGGTTACCCAGTAGAGGTTTTCTTTCTTCTCTATCTGTGGATCAGTCAGCTTGAGAAGCAGCTCGGCCAGCGGCTTGGCGGCAACGCTTTCCTTGCCCTGATAATCCGCAGGCAGTTCCAGACCGAGGGCGGCAAAGATTGCAGGCAGGGCCTCGCTTAAACCATTCGGGGCATCAGCAACTTCAATGTAGAGCGGATCACCGGGAAAGGAGCGTTTGAAGATACGCATGGGCGTTCCCGGTAACACCACCGGAATCACCTTGTAGCCGTCCTTCCGCTGTTCAGCCTCATCCAGGGCGATCTCCAGCTCACGCTCCACCCACTCGGAGTCCAGGGCATCCAGACTGATCACCACCAGGAAATGGCGAGCCGTGCGGATGCTCTCTTCAATGCGGGCCTTGAGGTCATCGCCGCCAGTCAGTTCGCGGGAGTCCACCCACGGAATCTGACCGTGCAGTTCAAGGAGCTGGCGGAGCTGTTTGACGAGGTTGTCATCCTTGGAGGAGTGGGAGAGAAAGATGTGATCGGACATAGGAAGAGGGAAGAATGTGAGGTTGGGGCGTTTTTTGATCCGGCGTTGATGAAAAAGAACCGTGTGGAAGAATCGTGTAATATTCGGAACAGATTGAACAGATTACATTTATACCGGATTTGTGCATGTTCCGAAAGGATAAAATCCCGCTGCATAGGGAAGCAGCGGGAGAGGAGAAAGAGGGGTAAGAAAAGTTGTAAGGGGTTTTGCTTGAACAGCCTTGTTGCGGTCCAATCAGGCGGTTATTGCCTCTGTTTCTGTTTTGCCCTGATTCAGTGGTCGAGCAATAGCTTTAAAGAGTTCTATGCAGAATCCGCAGGCGTCACAACGGTTGTTGCACACAGAGAGCATGTTGGCAAAGTCAAAAGAAAGGGCTGAATTCTCAATATAGAGATGATTGCCGAGCCAGTTCATGGAATCAAGCAGCTCTAAGAGATTACCCTCGTAGTTTTTAGCGATGTAGGCTGAAATAATCTTTTTCAGAAAGTCGACTCCTTGGGCGCGACCAGAGAGAAGGATGAGGTCTGCCTGACTGAGATAGGAATCCATATCTTCAGGGCGAATAAATGGGGATTGAAGGAGGCGATAGGGCTGTTTGTCCAGGAGCTGTCGGCAGCCGAATTTATTATTGATATGAAAGCTGTTGTCGTCTCCTTCATGCTTGCCAAGGGCAATATAGGCATCATGGGACCTCCTGTACGGGCAAAAGGGGAGACAGCCTTCATTGGCCAGCAGTTCTATCTTGATCTCTGGATATCCTTGGCGGCACCAGTTTACTGTATCGGTTAATTTCTCAAGATTGCGGTTAAGTGAGCGATCCAGAGTGAGCTTGCTCGGTAAACGGAAGTTTGTTTCGCCGATATAGGCGAGATGTGAGCTGATCTTTGCCTGGGAGTCGAGTATGGTACTTGTGCCGGGAATGGCCTCCAGGGACTTGGCCAGTTCAGGGGCCTCCAGGGACAGCGATTGGAGCAGGAATTGGTCGCAATAGATGATCCCTTTGACTATTCCAGCAGTGACGCATTGGTCAAGACAGGCAATCAGGTGAGCGATGTGATCGTTTTTTGTCAGGAGATCAGGGCCGTAAAAGAGGCTATTGAGGAGGAGGTATTTGTTTTTTACCTTGACTTGTTCTACCATCCGAATGATCGCGTCAAGGTTGTCGATGGATTGGGGATCAACGCGGTTATTCAGCCTTTGGGCCCCCATAAGGCTGAAGTGGATAGAGTCTATCTGGTCGCTTTTGCTGTTGATAAATTCTATATAGGAGTCTTCCGGAAGAAAAGGGATATCAAGAAAAGGTGTCATAGTTCTCAGAGTATTTTCTGTTGGTTATGGGGTGTTCTGGTCGAGCATTTTACGCAGAACTGCGTTTGTTTCCGGGGCCTCCAGTGTTGGGGAAGTTGTCAGGATGATTCTCTCTCCCGGATTCGCCCGTTCCCTGGGCTCGCCATCCACTGTTTTCATGGCAACTGCTGTGCAGGTAATCGGTTCGAGTTCGTGGCCCAGATATTCAATCCGATCTCCTCTTGTCAGCACATTACGGGTTTCAATCAGGAGCGGTGTGCTCGCGCGCACGATACCGACTGGACTGTACTGCTGATTTGTTCGTATTGTATCATAAAGCATGGCGTCTGATGAAGGAGATTCATTAAAAAAGTTTTCTGTCTGTCCTCTGGTTCCTATCTTCTTTATTTCTTTTTGAAAAAGATCTGGGAGGGTGATTTTTGTTATCTCCTGCCCCTGGTCAAGCTGCTTCTGGATAAAGTCAAGGGCTGCTCGGTAAATTCGAACAGCTGCGCCCACATAGCCCATGGATTTCATCCTTCCTTCAATCTTGATCGCATCCACCCCAACAGCGACTAACTCGGGAAGACGTCCCAGGAGGCAGAGGTCGCGTGCGTTGAAGATGTAGGTGCCTCGCTTGTCTTCTTCAACAGGAAAATAAACCCCTGGCCGTTTTTCTTCGACAAGGGCATAAGAGTAGCGACATGGATGGGCACAGGTCCCCTGATTGGCATTGCGTCCGGTGAGGTAGTTGGAGAGCATGCACCGTCCGGAATAGGAGATGCAGAGGGCACCGTGGACAAAGACTTCCAGTTCGGTATCCGTGGCTTGTCTGATTTCACGAATTTCCTCCAGGCCCAGCTCGCGGGCAAGATTGATTCTTTGCGCACCCTGCGATGTCCAGAAACGGGCACTGTGGCTATTGGTCACATTGGCCTGGGTGGAAAGGTGGATGGGCATGTCAGGAAGGGTTTCTTTGCAGAGGAGGAAGATACCAGGGTCAGCAACGATAAGGCCGTCTGCTCCTGTGTCCTGGAGACTCTGGAGGTGCTCGGCGAATTGTGTGAGATCTCGATTATGGGCAAAGATGTTCACAGTAATATAGATCTTTACCTGGCGTTCATGGGCATAGGTGACAGCTTTCCTGATACCCTGATGGGTAAAGTTGCCAGCAGCAGCGCGCAGACTATAGCTGCTGCCACCCAGGTAGACTGCATCCGCGCCATAATGGATGGCTGTGATGAGTTTCTCCATATTACCTGCTGGGGCGAGCAGCTCAGGAAGCTGTATGGTCGTATTGGCGTTGATCGTTTTTGTTATCATGAAACTGCTCCTGCGCTCTTGAGCTGTTGAAAGTGTATGATAGGGGAAAAGTTTTTTCTATTTTTTTATTGTAACTGTGGGTACGATAGGGCATTTTATATTATTTATATTCAGTTGAGAAGGGGGCAAGGTTTCAGTCGGCCAGTGATTGCCTGCCGAGTTTTTTTATGTTCTGTTAAAGGGGAGAGCAGATGTTGATAAAAAACTATACTAAAACGAAGAAGAAATGCAGGGTGACCTTTAAGTATCCCAACCAGGAACATGCTGGTTCGGCAAGACTGGCGGGTGAGTTTAACCACTGGTCAACAACTGATACTCCGATGAAGAGGTTGAAAGATGGGAGCTTTTCTGTGACAATCTCCCTCATAGCCGGTTGCTCTTATACATTTCGTTACGTACTTGATGAGAGTATATGGGTAAATGATCCTGAAGCAGATGAGTATGTGGCAAATGAACATGGAGAGACTAATTCTGTTGTGATTCTGTAGTGTCCCGTCCTTGTGCGGGCCTCAACCGCACAGTATCAGGAGCCAGATAATCGCCCAGTTTACAAAAGCAAGAAAAACTGCTGCCGATCCCAGGTCTTTTGCCCGGCCTGAGAGTTCATGATGTTCTGGGCCGATGCGATCAACAGCCGCTTCAAGAGCGGAGTTGAGGAGCTCTGTTATCAGGATAAGGAACAGGCAGCCGATGAGAAG is from Candidatus Electrothrix sp. GW3-4 and encodes:
- the mrdA gene encoding penicillin-binding protein 2, translating into MKNIRKQNRKRQPAQDISGWPRDIGTPRITHINDGELDFYRRRAMYSSVVLVFFFIILITRLWYLQIQQGQEYSKLAKNNRVRHLEIAAPRGNILDRKGREIVTNRPSFNVVWVRERNRVDDTLLKKIAAILDIEISELLARTRKMVGTPGHIPIRLAEELSWDQVAYIENNRMELPGIKIEVIPQRVYHYGNLASHIIGYLGEISPKELSSPAFADYKAGDMIGKMGLEKLREKDLRGEKGRHYMEVNALGFEQRNLKGLEPLPGNDVQLTIDVDLQRAAEELMMKDDKSGAVVAIEVNTGRLLMLASSPVLELDKFLGGISIKDWQEMLANPHHPLINKIVQGQYPPASTYKIVTAIAALGEGVITPDSSIYCPGHYRFGNRTYRCWKKAGHGAVNLKRALAESCDVYFYQVGQRLGVNRIASYATRLGLGKKTGVEIEHEKSGLIPTSDWKMKRYKKPWQEGETLSIAIGQGFNLVTPLQLALMTATVANGGTLYQPGMIETVRDPDGHVIEQFQPTVLDRFDDQGSNLQIIKEGLIEAVNGRHGTARRTRLENITVAGKTGTAQVVRLKQYKHLKEEEIPYKYRDHAWFTCFAPAERPEIAVTVLVEHGLHGGSAAAPIAKAVLEKYFGRRTITPEKTSSTVLFGTEFANTDRSSEPTQ
- the mreC gene encoding rod shape-determining protein MreC, producing the protein MKKNSRRQSKGSIKTFRFVLFTGTAITFALILLIIILGDQQFGPVHKVIFEGAGPLQKAMATVSRSIHSVKKNYIDLLTVREEKERLWRELQECRTTAYANRGAVALNARLRKLLDFKESANQPTITAQIIGKDPSLWFRSVIIDRGSSDGVSKGMPVVTGEGIVGQVYASSSDYSKVLLAIAPSSAIDVLLQDSRIRGILKGTGKNLYYLEYILKTAEVFVGDRVVTAGYGGMFPTGLPVGIVSKVTRNRRGMFLEIEVVPAVDFRTLENLLVIEREKKVFN
- a CDS encoding rod shape-determining protein — its product is MFSPFNFLFGWMSNDLAVDLGTANTVLYVKGKGIVLREPSVVAVRQDARGGKVLAVGSEAKEMLGKTPGNIAAIRPMKDGVIADFEVTEAMLRYFINKVHNRRTLVHPRIIISVPSGITQVEKRAVRESAESAGAREVYLIEEPMAAAIGANLPITEPTANMIIDVGGGTTEVAVISLAGIVYAKSVRVAGDKMDASILQHIKRKHNLAIGERTAELIKTTIGNVLPEEPYETMEIKGRDLVSGVPKTITITSEEIQSAIAEQVDVIVDAVRLALEVTPPELSADIVDQGIVLTGGGALLKNLDKLLTNETGMPIIVADDPLSSVVLGSGKALDNFDILKEIAID
- the tnpA gene encoding IS200/IS605 family transposase, encoding MSHSYISCHIHYVFSTQSREPWITPDIRERLLKYMSGTARKHKMASLRIGGTEDHIHQLVSLPSTLSVAQAVQLIKGNSSKWIHETFPQHQHFSWQEGYGGFSVSVSQLDRIIAYIDNQQEHHRFSSFEEEFLLLLKKHRTEYDERYVFG
- a CDS encoding tetratricopeptide repeat protein, which encodes MDELLDLCRKLTAAAPDCRLLFTSRELLPSPFSGAKNTVELGRLDRPEAVKLVEQVMALHGWEPPVDDSATTPEEIDELVETVNCHPRALVLLAREVVNGVRVTAESAAELMARLEAANPGDRENSLYASVELSLRRLPPEMREQVKGLAVFRGGGNIVAMADVLGIETDEMKIIAAMLVKVGLAEEMEYSDFRFDPALPAYLRLGQRPDRLGELETIWAKVTIQMVDFLHRQRFIRCDLTRSLTLLELPNLNALLEWLERQLTTAPSEAEAISHFAGSVETLLACLNRPQVLARAVKLREQAASVIPEWSKALFEHENLMIDRLLDQGQFQAAYEKAQALLKKAQDAGPTAYDGADFDLASAHFLIARILRLGGQTAAALDLFFQNQLSFEALGEEHMAAATLAEQADCLCDLGRLEEASVLYEESIRRAEKLKHFREVAASKFQLATLRCLQKRYTDALTGYQECLTIFVKLNESTSVATAWHQIGIVHQEVGKHEEAETAYRRSLEISTQTNNPAGQARGLGQLGNLYCLHRPEEAIAFYKKAVEIYARLGDTHHEDITKRNIAKVQLRLKTHQDFPEIMRAIDWIAGWRQARDVHLDRRRQGGEAQTSLGELADQLADAVRQGKAEQIVKELNEIAKRKDTPDWLKAAAPQFLAVLNGSRDPALADDPALDYDDAAELLFLMERLDG